A single region of the Blattabacterium cuenoti genome encodes:
- a CDS encoding phosphoribosylformylglycinamidine synthase — MNFRICIQKKIPFDIDSRKLYRELKNMNISLSEVIIYYVYDIFNIQKKLFLESLSTIFVDPVTDILHKKIHFYNPYFYIPVKNDDRANAAMQCIQILDPKSPPVFVKTGIFIELIGINKKQDFDKIKKYYTASHFHIKKRYNRKINDIKIVDNFINLSINKIEKIHKKWNLSININDLLFIQKYFYKEKRNPTEAELRILDVFWSDHCRHTTFYTTLVNISFYGLLKNTYKSIFRKYLKDRDFIGRSKHPINFMDLSSLPSKIFYKKGKLKNYVLSNEHNACIIMVDVDMIDNKRKEKWYLLFKNETHNHPTEIDPFSGAFTCIGGAIRDPLSGRAFVYQGIRLSGAADPTNLKTFNGKLPQQKICFESAHGYSSYGNQVGLATTHVNEIYHEGYRAKRMEVGMVIGAVPVDFVKYKKPKKGDIILLIGGLTGREGIGGATDSSKEDDINFQKNIQKRQKGNPIIERKIQRFFRKKEVISLIKKCNDFGAGGAAVAIGELSDSLVLHLDKIPVKNTDLEAIEIAISESQERMAVVLDPKNVKKFIYLAKKENLSPIPIAEVTDNKKIIFYYKGKKIFNIKSSFLNTRGSHKKKSVRVNSPTSVSPFKKSKQFFFSKKTFLDTLSQLNIASQKSLVEMFDSTVGGTTVLMPFGGKYQMTPSEGSVQKIPVLQGSTNTVSLATWGFHPEISIWSPLHGGAYAIVECISKIVSMGGNYKNTYFSFQEYYQKLGNDPENWGKPFAALLGAYHAQMSLELVSIGGKDSMSGTYKNMMHVPPTFIAFGVATGSCSNIISPEFKKIGNKIYLYDHHPLKNEMPDFDSIKNAYDQVYEGIYSGKIVSAKTVKDGGISVAIAKMAFGNRLGVIINCKNNLLETSIGSLIIESSSPISDNFIPIGEIVSSKNLNFNGISIDINESINNWFKTFIPIFSSSEEIKKNITIVETPKQKKQKKNTIIWKCRLKKKGPPRVFIPIFPGTNSEFESIRAFEKEGSIVNTFVFKNLNNKDVIDSIFHMKTYIESSQIFMLCGGFSAGDEPDGSAKLIVSILHNPYIKDAIKRFLDKDGLILGICNGFQGLIKSGLLPYGKICLRTHKSPTLAYNKIEKHISQCVHIKVISDQSPWLKGMKNKIYTLPISHSEGRFYANEEITNNLFKKNQIATQYINLEGTPSLERLYNPNGSIGAVEGLLSEDGKIYGRMTHPERYDHGLLKNIPHVHQDSIFKNAVQYFL, encoded by the coding sequence ATGAATTTTAGAATTTGTATACAAAAAAAAATTCCTTTTGATATTGATTCTAGAAAATTATATCGTGAATTGAAAAATATGAATATTTCATTATCTGAAGTTATTATTTATTATGTATATGATATTTTTAATATCCAAAAAAAACTTTTTTTAGAAAGTTTATCAACAATTTTTGTTGATCCTGTAACAGATATTTTGCATAAAAAAATACATTTTTATAATCCATATTTTTATATTCCTGTTAAAAATGATGATCGTGCCAATGCTGCTATGCAATGCATTCAAATTTTAGATCCTAAATCTCCTCCTGTTTTTGTAAAAACAGGTATATTTATTGAATTAATTGGAATAAATAAAAAACAAGATTTTGATAAAATTAAAAAATATTATACAGCTTCTCATTTTCATATAAAAAAACGATATAATAGAAAAATAAATGATATTAAAATTGTAGATAATTTTATAAATTTATCTATAAATAAAATAGAAAAAATTCATAAAAAATGGAATTTATCCATAAATATTAATGATTTATTATTTATACAAAAATATTTTTATAAAGAAAAACGAAATCCAACAGAAGCAGAATTACGTATTTTAGATGTTTTTTGGTCCGATCATTGTCGTCATACTACATTTTATACAACACTAGTAAATATATCTTTTTATGGATTGTTAAAAAATACATATAAAAGTATTTTTAGAAAATATTTAAAAGATAGAGATTTCATAGGAAGATCAAAACATCCTATAAATTTTATGGATTTATCTAGTCTTCCATCTAAAATTTTTTATAAAAAGGGAAAATTGAAAAACTATGTTTTATCTAATGAACATAATGCATGTATCATAATGGTAGATGTAGACATGATCGATAATAAAAGAAAAGAGAAATGGTATTTGCTATTTAAGAATGAAACCCATAACCATCCTACGGAAATTGATCCTTTTAGTGGAGCTTTTACTTGTATAGGAGGAGCTATTCGCGATCCATTATCTGGAAGAGCTTTTGTTTATCAAGGAATACGGTTAAGTGGAGCTGCTGATCCTACAAATTTAAAAACTTTTAATGGAAAGTTACCACAACAGAAAATATGTTTTGAATCAGCTCATGGATATAGTTCCTATGGAAATCAAGTAGGATTAGCTACAACTCATGTCAATGAAATTTATCATGAAGGATATAGAGCCAAAAGAATGGAAGTAGGGATGGTAATAGGAGCTGTTCCCGTTGATTTTGTGAAATATAAAAAACCAAAAAAAGGAGATATAATTTTATTAATTGGAGGATTAACAGGAAGAGAAGGAATAGGAGGAGCTACGGATTCTTCTAAAGAAGATGATATAAACTTTCAAAAAAATATACAAAAAAGACAAAAAGGAAATCCAATAATAGAAAGAAAAATTCAAAGATTTTTTAGGAAAAAAGAAGTTATATCTTTAATAAAAAAATGTAATGATTTTGGTGCTGGAGGAGCTGCAGTGGCTATAGGAGAATTAAGCGATAGTTTAGTTCTTCATTTAGATAAAATACCCGTAAAAAATACGGATTTAGAAGCTATAGAAATTGCTATTTCTGAGTCTCAAGAACGTATGGCTGTAGTATTAGATCCAAAAAATGTAAAAAAATTTATTTACTTAGCTAAAAAAGAGAATCTTAGTCCTATTCCTATAGCGGAAGTTACTGATAATAAAAAAATTATTTTTTATTATAAAGGAAAAAAAATATTTAATATAAAAAGTTCTTTTCTTAATACAAGAGGATCTCATAAAAAAAAATCTGTTCGTGTGAATTCCCCTACTTCAGTTTCTCCTTTTAAAAAATCAAAACAATTTTTTTTTAGTAAAAAAACTTTTTTAGATACTCTTTCTCAATTAAATATAGCTTCTCAAAAAAGTTTAGTAGAAATGTTTGATAGTACCGTAGGGGGAACTACAGTATTAATGCCTTTTGGTGGAAAATATCAAATGACTCCATCTGAAGGAAGTGTGCAAAAAATTCCTGTTTTACAAGGAAGCACTAATACAGTAAGTTTAGCTACTTGGGGGTTTCATCCTGAAATTTCTATTTGGAGTCCTCTTCATGGAGGAGCTTATGCTATAGTGGAATGTATTTCTAAAATTGTTTCTATGGGAGGAAATTATAAAAATACTTATTTTAGTTTTCAAGAATATTATCAAAAATTAGGGAATGATCCAGAAAATTGGGGGAAACCCTTTGCGGCTTTGTTAGGGGCTTATCATGCTCAGATGTCCTTAGAATTAGTTTCTATCGGAGGCAAAGATTCTATGTCTGGAACATATAAAAATATGATGCATGTCCCCCCTACATTCATTGCATTTGGAGTAGCAACAGGATCATGTTCAAATATTATTTCTCCTGAATTTAAAAAAATAGGAAATAAGATCTATTTATATGATCATCATCCATTAAAAAATGAAATGCCAGATTTTGATTCTATAAAAAATGCTTATGATCAGGTTTATGAGGGTATTTATTCCGGAAAAATTGTTTCTGCAAAAACAGTAAAAGATGGAGGAATTTCTGTTGCTATTGCCAAAATGGCATTTGGTAATCGTTTAGGAGTAATTATAAACTGTAAAAATAATTTACTAGAAACTAGCATTGGATCCTTGATTATAGAATCTTCATCTCCGATATCAGATAATTTTATTCCAATAGGAGAAATAGTTTCTTCCAAAAATTTAAATTTTAATGGAATATCTATTGATATAAATGAATCTATAAATAATTGGTTCAAAACTTTTATTCCTATTTTTTCTTCTAGCGAAGAAATAAAAAAAAATATTACAATAGTAGAAACCCCTAAACAAAAAAAACAAAAAAAAAATACCATTATATGGAAATGTAGATTGAAAAAAAAAGGGCCCCCACGTGTATTTATTCCTATATTTCCTGGAACAAATAGTGAATTTGAATCCATTCGTGCATTTGAAAAAGAGGGATCTATAGTAAATACTTTTGTATTTAAAAATTTAAATAATAAAGATGTTATCGACTCCATATTTCATATGAAAACGTATATAGAATCTTCACAAATATTCATGCTTTGTGGAGGATTTAGTGCAGGAGACGAACCAGATGGATCTGCTAAATTGATAGTATCTATTTTGCATAATCCATATATTAAGGATGCTATAAAACGTTTTTTGGATAAAGATGGATTAATATTAGGTATTTGTAATGGATTTCAAGGATTGATTAAATCTGGATTATTACCTTATGGAAAAATTTGTTTGAGAACACATAAATCTCCTACATTAGCCTATAATAAAATAGAAAAACATATATCTCAATGCGTACATATAAAAGTTATTTCGGACCAATCTCCATGGTTAAAAGGAATGAAAAATAAAATATATACCCTTCCCATATCTCATAGTGAAGGTCGATTTTATGCTAACGAAGAAATAACAAATAATTTATTCAAAAAAAATCAAATAGCCACACAATATATAAATTTAGAAGGAACCCCAAGTTTAGAAAGATTATATAATCCTAATGGATCTATTGGAGCTGTTGAGGGATTATTAAGTGAAGATGGTAAAATTTATGGAAGAATGACTCATCCAGAACGTTATGATCATGGATTATTAAAAAATATACCTCATGTTCATCAAGATTCTATTTTCAAAAATGCAGTACAATATTTTTTATAA
- the purE gene encoding 5-(carboxyamino)imidazole ribonucleotide mutase encodes MKVAIFLGSVSDKSTMKIAAEILKKFNINYKSYVISAHRIPDVLSKTIKKIESEGVDIIIAGAGLSAHLPGVISSKTILPVIGVPIYHSNNHYGLLGGIDALFSMVQMPKDVPIATVGINNSYNAALLAIHILSIKYIDIRKSLIKFRMEIKEKLETEIEQYL; translated from the coding sequence ATGAAAGTAGCTATATTTCTTGGAAGTGTTTCCGATAAATCAACTATGAAAATAGCAGCAGAAATACTAAAAAAATTTAATATAAATTATAAATCTTATGTTATTTCCGCACATAGAATCCCAGATGTTTTATCAAAAACTATAAAAAAAATAGAATCGGAAGGAGTGGATATTATTATTGCAGGAGCTGGGTTATCCGCTCATTTACCTGGAGTAATATCTTCAAAAACTATATTGCCCGTGATTGGAGTCCCAATTTATCATAGCAATAATCATTATGGATTATTAGGAGGAATAGATGCACTTTTTTCTATGGTACAAATGCCAAAAGATGTCCCTATTGCTACAGTAGGAATAAATAATTCCTATAATGCGGCTTTATTAGCTATTCATATTTTGTCTATAAAATATATAGATATAAGAAAATCATTGATAAAATTTAGAATGGAAATAAAAGAAAAATTGGAAACTGAAATAGAGCAATACTTATGA
- the purC gene encoding phosphoribosylaminoimidazolesuccinocarboxamide synthase — MRSRIIKNKLLLEGKTKKIYTTKNTFEVLIQYKDSITAFNGLKKKFIQDKGILNNEITTLIFKFINYCGIKTHFIRKINNREQLCHKVDMIPLEFVVRNIVAGSMSKRLGIKEGIQILNPIFEVFYKNDKLKDPLINDHHAVFLEIISYEELNTIYSILSNMNNILKKYFLDKNIILVDFKIEFGKNHKNEILLSDEISPDTCRFWDKKTMKKLDKDPFRIGLKKKEEILDIYMEILKRLNVS, encoded by the coding sequence ATGAGAAGTCGTATAATTAAAAATAAACTTTTATTAGAAGGAAAAACAAAAAAAATATATACCACAAAGAATACATTTGAAGTGTTGATTCAGTATAAAGATAGTATAACTGCTTTCAATGGATTGAAAAAAAAATTTATTCAGGATAAAGGAATTTTAAATAATGAAATAACTACATTGATATTTAAATTTATCAATTATTGTGGAATAAAAACTCATTTTATACGAAAAATAAACAACAGAGAACAATTATGCCATAAAGTAGATATGATCCCATTAGAATTTGTTGTTCGCAATATTGTTGCTGGTAGTATGTCTAAACGATTAGGTATCAAGGAAGGAATTCAAATATTAAATCCTATTTTTGAAGTTTTTTATAAAAATGATAAATTGAAAGATCCATTAATTAATGATCATCATGCAGTATTTTTGGAAATAATTTCTTATGAAGAATTAAATACAATTTATTCCATATTATCAAATATGAATAATATTCTTAAAAAATATTTTTTAGATAAAAATATTATATTGGTAGATTTTAAAATAGAATTTGGTAAAAATCATAAAAATGAAATTTTACTTTCTGATGAAATAAGTCCTGATACTTGTCGTTTTTGGGATAAAAAAACAATGAAAAAATTGGATAAAGATCCATTTCGAATTGGATTAAAGAAAAAGGAAGAGATACTTGATATTTATATGGAAATATTAAAAAGGTTAAATGTAAGTTAA
- the purF gene encoding amidophosphoribosyltransferase — protein MEQGYSFSKKKISKLSTFFMKKNYFDKFHDECGIFGIYSPHKVDTFSLIQFGLFALQHRGQEACGFSVLRDGFIISHKSEGLVLDFFRKISNSECYHGNAVIGHTRYSTEGGQSKKNIQPFFGENSYGKSTISIVHNGNLVNATDIRKKLESEGIHFISEYSDSEVILRLIQKYLLKYNNSLKQAIKKTTLYIKGAYSVIVLMDNKMAAFRDPNGIRPLCYGMLNEKTYIFSSETCGIDSVGGYYVRDLFPGEVVIVNKKSIRFSLITKKKYTKKRICSFEYIYFSRPDSLIENINVYEIREKSGEKLYEQHPVEADVVIGVPDSGVPAAIGYSKASGIPFKPILVKNKYIGRSFILPKQEMREKMVNLKLNPILYEIKGKRIVIIDDSIVRGTTSRRLVYILRKAGAKEIHFRSASPPIIAPCYLGVDTPSKKDLISNNHIDKKSIAKILNVDSLEFLSMANLIDILGSSNYCFGCFTENYPVQKK, from the coding sequence ATGGAACAAGGATATTCTTTTTCCAAAAAAAAAATATCTAAATTATCCACTTTTTTTATGAAAAAAAACTATTTTGATAAATTTCATGATGAATGTGGTATTTTTGGGATTTATTCTCCTCATAAAGTAGACACCTTTTCTTTAATTCAATTTGGTTTATTTGCATTGCAACACAGAGGACAAGAAGCTTGTGGTTTTTCTGTTTTGCGAGATGGTTTTATTATATCTCATAAAAGCGAAGGGCTTGTTTTAGATTTTTTTAGAAAAATTTCTAATTCTGAATGTTATCATGGAAATGCCGTTATTGGGCATACACGTTATTCTACAGAAGGAGGACAAAGCAAAAAAAATATTCAACCATTTTTTGGAGAAAATTCCTATGGGAAAAGCACTATATCTATAGTACATAATGGAAATTTAGTAAATGCTACAGATATTCGTAAAAAATTGGAATCTGAGGGAATACATTTTATATCCGAATATTCGGATTCTGAAGTAATACTACGTTTAATACAAAAATATTTATTGAAATATAATAATAGCTTGAAACAAGCTATTAAAAAAACAACTTTATATATTAAAGGAGCTTATTCTGTTATAGTACTCATGGATAATAAAATGGCTGCATTTCGAGATCCAAACGGAATACGTCCTTTATGTTATGGTATGCTAAATGAAAAAACTTATATATTTAGTTCTGAAACTTGTGGAATAGATTCTGTAGGAGGATACTATGTAAGAGATTTATTTCCAGGAGAAGTTGTTATAGTGAATAAAAAATCCATTCGATTTTCTTTGATTACAAAAAAAAAATATACGAAAAAAAGAATATGTTCTTTTGAGTATATTTATTTTTCTCGTCCGGATTCCTTAATTGAAAATATAAATGTTTATGAAATTCGTGAAAAAAGTGGAGAAAAACTTTATGAACAACATCCAGTAGAAGCAGATGTAGTTATTGGAGTTCCTGATTCTGGAGTTCCAGCTGCTATTGGATATTCTAAAGCTTCTGGTATTCCTTTTAAACCAATTTTAGTAAAAAATAAATATATTGGTAGATCCTTTATTCTACCAAAACAGGAAATGCGTGAAAAAATGGTGAATTTAAAACTAAATCCTATATTATATGAAATAAAAGGAAAACGTATTGTTATTATTGATGATTCTATAGTTCGTGGAACTACTAGTCGTAGATTAGTTTATATTTTAAGAAAAGCAGGAGCAAAAGAAATTCATTTTAGAAGTGCCTCTCCACCCATTATAGCTCCATGTTATTTAGGAGTAGATACTCCAAGTAAAAAAGATCTTATTTCAAACAATCATATTGATAAAAAAAGTATAGCAAAAATTCTAAATGTAGATAGTTTAGAATTTTTAAGTATGGCTAATCTAATAGATATTCTTGGTAGTAGTAATTATTGTTTTGGTTGTTTTACGGAAAACTATCCCGTTCAAAAAAAATGA
- the purM gene encoding phosphoribosylformylglycinamidine cyclo-ligase produces MKKSNFTICKISKILEKTYNNKVLSDLDNFSGFYNIYKCGYKEPILVSGVDGVGTKLRLAINYKKYDIIGVDCFAMCANDVLCHGAIPLFFLDYLACGKIDSTIVEKIIQGIAISCKKTHTCLIGGETAEMSGIYQENDYDIAGFCVGIVEKKNLIDGKKFIQDGDILIGLPSSGVHSNGFSLIQNIFSKEDFMKSFQKKPFYETLLIPTRIYHFTIHFLLKKFMIHGLAHITGGGISDNLSRILPENLSAIVEKKRIPILPIFNYIQKKGNLLDKEMWKTFNMGVGMIIIVSFQEQYTILDKLRFLGETPFIFGNIVKGNKRVFFK; encoded by the coding sequence ATGAAAAAAAGCAATTTCACTATATGCAAAATTAGTAAAATTTTAGAAAAAACTTATAACAATAAAGTTCTTAGTGATTTAGATAATTTTTCTGGATTTTATAATATCTATAAATGTGGATATAAAGAACCTATTTTAGTATCTGGAGTAGATGGTGTAGGAACCAAATTACGTTTAGCTATCAATTACAAAAAATATGATATAATTGGAGTTGATTGTTTTGCAATGTGCGCAAATGACGTATTATGTCATGGAGCTATTCCTTTATTTTTTTTAGATTATTTAGCTTGTGGAAAGATAGATTCTACTATTGTAGAAAAAATAATACAAGGAATAGCTATTTCTTGCAAAAAAACTCATACATGTCTCATTGGAGGAGAAACAGCTGAAATGTCTGGAATTTATCAAGAAAATGATTATGATATTGCTGGATTTTGTGTAGGTATTGTAGAAAAAAAAAATTTGATAGATGGAAAAAAATTTATTCAGGATGGGGATATTTTAATAGGACTTCCTTCATCAGGGGTACATAGCAACGGTTTTTCTTTAATACAAAATATTTTTTCAAAAGAAGATTTTATGAAAAGTTTCCAAAAAAAACCTTTTTATGAAACTCTCTTAATTCCTACTAGGATTTATCATTTTACTATTCATTTTTTATTAAAAAAATTTATGATACATGGATTAGCTCATATTACTGGAGGAGGAATATCAGATAATTTATCTAGAATTCTTCCAGAAAATTTATCAGCTATAGTAGAAAAAAAAAGAATTCCTATTCTACCTATTTTCAATTATATTCAAAAAAAAGGAAATTTATTAGATAAAGAGATGTGGAAGACTTTTAATATGGGAGTAGGAATGATTATTATAGTTTCTTTTCAAGAACAATATACTATTTTAGATAAACTTCGTTTTTTAGGAGAAACCCCTTTTATTTTTGGTAATATTGTAAAAGGAAATAAAAGAGTTTTTTTTAAATAA
- a CDS encoding formyltransferase family protein, with protein sequence MKKIAILVSGKGTNMQHILQAIKNGILSNFIVNLVISDRWCNAIQYALKKNITAIYLKKKNNKLLSKEIDQIFVKNVPNMIVLSGFLSILDAKFCKKWFGKIINIHPSLLPKYGGKGMYGIKVHQAVLKNKEKISGATVHYVTKNVDAGDIILKKTCKIHSKETPKSLSKKVSIIEREILIQSIKKNF encoded by the coding sequence ATGAAAAAAATAGCTATTTTAGTTTCTGGAAAAGGAACTAATATGCAGCATATTTTACAAGCGATAAAAAACGGAATTCTTTCTAATTTTATAGTAAATTTAGTTATTTCTGATAGATGGTGTAATGCAATTCAATATGCATTAAAAAAAAATATAACAGCCATTTATTTAAAAAAGAAAAATAATAAATTACTTTCTAAAGAAATAGACCAAATTTTCGTAAAAAATGTTCCTAACATGATAGTTCTTTCTGGATTTCTTTCTATACTTGATGCAAAATTTTGTAAAAAATGGTTTGGAAAAATAATAAATATTCATCCTTCTCTCTTACCTAAATATGGAGGAAAAGGAATGTATGGAATAAAAGTGCATCAAGCTGTTCTAAAAAATAAGGAAAAAATATCAGGAGCTACTGTTCACTATGTTACAAAAAATGTGGATGCTGGAGATATAATTTTAAAAAAAACATGTAAAATTCATTCAAAGGAAACTCCAAAATCTTTATCAAAAAAAGTATCTATTATAGAAAGAGAAATATTGATTCAGTCTATTAAAAAAAATTTTTAA
- the purH gene encoding bifunctional phosphoribosylaminoimidazolecarboxamide formyltransferase/IMP cyclohydrolase: protein MKRALISVYEKNKKLFNFVYFLYKKGYQIVSTGGTYKYLIKNGLSNVIEVSELTFFPEILDGKVKTIHPNIYGGILANRSIEKDIQSIRHHNIHCIDIVLVNFYPFLKKMQEKSNINSLIEFIDIGGPSMLRAAAKNFMHVTAIIDDNDYELIQNEIVHYGLPSLSLRKKLAGKVFNFTSVYDSIISQYLLMDEKFPIYLHSSYEKKMNLRYGENPHQKAAYYINTINKGSMRNFHQLHGKDLSFNNLRDMDIAWKVVSQFTEPACCTVKHSTPCGVALGKNIIEAFQKTYYSDPISLFGGIMAVNVPITKELAKYINKIFLEVIISPSYQIDVLEILKIKKNIRIISINDPISNPLEYVQIDGGMLVQEADYFFPHEGNYKIVTKKKFSDKELKSLFFAQKVVKYVKSNAIVVAKDTQTLGISGGQTNRIWAANQAIERALGKKKEGLVLVSDAFFPFRDVVDEVARSGVIRAILQPGGSIRDEESIKACDYHGIAMAFTGKRHFKH, encoded by the coding sequence ATGAAAAGAGCTTTGATTAGTGTTTATGAAAAAAATAAAAAATTATTCAATTTTGTTTATTTTTTATATAAAAAAGGATATCAAATAGTTTCTACCGGGGGTACTTATAAATATTTAATAAAAAACGGTTTATCTAATGTAATAGAAGTATCTGAGTTAACTTTTTTTCCTGAAATTTTAGATGGAAAAGTAAAAACCATTCATCCTAATATTTATGGAGGAATTTTAGCAAATCGTTCTATTGAAAAAGATATCCAATCTATTCGGCATCATAATATTCATTGTATTGATATAGTGTTAGTTAATTTTTATCCATTTTTAAAAAAAATGCAAGAAAAATCTAATATAAATTCTTTGATTGAATTTATTGATATAGGAGGACCATCTATGCTTCGTGCAGCTGCTAAAAATTTTATGCATGTCACCGCTATTATAGATGATAATGATTATGAATTAATTCAAAATGAAATTGTTCATTATGGATTACCTTCATTAAGTTTAAGAAAAAAATTAGCAGGAAAGGTTTTTAATTTCACTTCTGTTTACGATTCTATTATTTCTCAATATCTTTTAATGGATGAAAAATTTCCTATTTATTTACATTCTTCTTACGAAAAGAAAATGAATCTTCGTTATGGAGAAAATCCTCATCAAAAAGCAGCTTATTATATTAATACGATTAATAAGGGATCTATGCGTAATTTTCATCAATTACATGGAAAAGATTTATCATTTAATAATTTACGCGATATGGATATAGCTTGGAAGGTAGTTTCGCAATTTACAGAACCTGCTTGTTGTACAGTAAAACATTCTACTCCTTGTGGAGTAGCATTAGGTAAAAATATTATTGAAGCATTTCAAAAAACTTATTATTCAGATCCTATTTCATTATTTGGAGGAATTATGGCTGTTAATGTTCCAATAACAAAAGAATTAGCGAAATATATCAATAAAATTTTTTTAGAAGTTATTATCTCTCCAAGTTACCAAATAGACGTATTAGAAATTTTAAAAATTAAAAAAAATATTAGAATTATTAGTATTAATGATCCAATTTCTAACCCACTAGAATATGTTCAAATAGATGGAGGAATGTTAGTACAAGAAGCAGATTATTTTTTTCCTCATGAAGGAAATTATAAAATAGTTACTAAAAAAAAATTTTCGGATAAAGAATTAAAATCTTTATTTTTTGCACAAAAAGTAGTAAAATATGTAAAATCTAATGCGATTGTTGTGGCTAAAGATACGCAAACTTTAGGTATTTCAGGAGGTCAAACCAATCGTATTTGGGCAGCTAATCAAGCAATAGAAAGAGCTTTGGGGAAAAAAAAAGAGGGATTAGTTCTTGTTTCTGATGCTTTTTTTCCTTTTCGTGATGTTGTAGATGAAGTAGCTCGTTCTGGAGTAATACGTGCTATTCTTCAACCAGGAGGATCTATACGAGATGAAGAATCTATAAAAGCTTGTGATTATCATGGAATAGCTATGGCTTTTACTGGAAAAAGACATTTTAAACATTAA
- the purD gene encoding phosphoribosylamine--glycine ligase, whose product MKILILGGGGREHAIGKKLLEDCSSMNLYFYPGNGGTGIIGKNIGNHYSTLELVFFAKKNAIDLTIVGSEIFLLEGIVDIFKNFGLKIIGPHYLAAKLEGDRIFSKSFMKKYGISTPKFEIFSCYKKAINFFKKKFFSVAIKTNGIAGGKGVILAHNKNEAKKALKTIMIEKKFGKSGDKIIIEEFIEGKEASIISIFNGKHLIPFLSAQDYKKIEENEKGMNTGGMGCVAPNPYMTNSIWMDFKKNILEPTLEGLISEKLTFFGFLYFGLMITSNKVYLLEYNTRIGDPEAQALLPLMKCNFLDIIQSSFYNKKKYIFWKKLCSCCVVLSSKGYPEKYESGKIIMGLNSLQEPFYIAGAKKEKKNWITSSGRVLNIVGVGKTIKEARKKAYDQVQKIHFENLYFRKDIGLYNNMK is encoded by the coding sequence ATGAAAATTTTAATTCTTGGAGGAGGTGGACGTGAACATGCTATTGGAAAAAAATTATTAGAAGATTGTTCTTCTATGAATCTTTATTTTTACCCTGGAAATGGAGGAACAGGTATAATTGGAAAAAATATTGGAAATCATTACTCTACATTAGAATTGGTTTTTTTTGCTAAAAAAAATGCAATAGATCTAACTATTGTAGGATCCGAAATTTTTCTATTAGAAGGAATAGTTGATATTTTTAAAAATTTTGGATTAAAAATAATTGGACCACATTATTTAGCGGCTAAACTTGAAGGAGATCGCATTTTTTCTAAATCTTTTATGAAAAAATATGGAATTTCCACTCCTAAATTTGAAATTTTTTCTTGTTATAAAAAAGCTATCAATTTTTTTAAAAAAAAATTTTTTTCTGTAGCTATTAAAACTAATGGAATTGCTGGAGGAAAAGGAGTTATTTTAGCTCATAATAAAAATGAAGCTAAAAAAGCTTTAAAAACTATTATGATAGAAAAAAAGTTTGGTAAATCTGGTGATAAAATTATTATAGAAGAATTTATAGAAGGAAAAGAGGCATCTATTATATCTATTTTCAATGGAAAACACCTTATTCCTTTTTTATCTGCTCAAGATTATAAAAAAATAGAAGAAAATGAAAAAGGGATGAATACAGGAGGAATGGGGTGTGTTGCTCCCAATCCATATATGACCAATTCTATTTGGATGGATTTTAAAAAAAACATATTGGAGCCTACTTTAGAAGGATTGATTTCAGAAAAATTAACTTTTTTTGGATTTCTATATTTTGGATTAATGATTACTTCTAATAAAGTTTACTTATTAGAATACAATACTCGTATTGGAGATCCAGAAGCTCAAGCTTTACTTCCATTAATGAAATGTAATTTTTTAGACATCATTCAATCTTCTTTTTATAATAAAAAAAAATATATTTTTTGGAAAAAATTATGTTCTTGTTGTGTCGTTTTATCTTCTAAAGGATATCCAGAAAAATATGAAAGTGGAAAAATTATAATGGGATTAAATTCTTTACAAGAACCTTTTTATATTGCTGGAGCAAAAAAAGAAAAAAAAAATTGGATTACATCAAGTGGACGTGTTCTAAATATAGTAGGAGTAGGAAAAACTATTAAAGAGGCTAGAAAAAAAGCTTATGATCAGGTTCAAAAAATTCATTTTGAAAATTTGTATTTTAGAAAAGATATTGGTTTATATAATAATATGAAATGA